In one Nostoc sp. KVJ3 genomic region, the following are encoded:
- a CDS encoding DUF4079 domain-containing protein, translated as MQLTDFLGLLHPAIAVIFVFPLIGTVINFAWQTRQRRLQILAGNKSKIPPVVGTEHKQLGERLTSAVVGLTLIGLSYPIGKNIIKNELWNKAPFQVVFILLIFAATIASLVFLYRARQRLWRGVFATLTGAGLVIIGCQDGVYRLSNEWYWSHYYIGITAAMLMIFSLAIVQDIYQDKSNLWRTVHTILNCIALLLFIGQGMTGTRDLLEIPLSWQEPYIYQCDFTNKTCPTPNSQPLK; from the coding sequence ATGCAACTAACAGATTTTCTTGGTCTTTTACATCCAGCGATCGCAGTCATATTCGTATTTCCACTTATTGGTACAGTGATTAATTTTGCTTGGCAAACACGCCAACGCAGATTGCAAATTTTAGCTGGGAATAAGAGCAAAATTCCCCCCGTGGTGGGCACAGAACATAAGCAGTTAGGCGAAAGACTAACAAGTGCAGTTGTCGGATTAACTTTAATCGGCTTAAGCTACCCGATTGGCAAAAATATTATCAAAAATGAATTGTGGAATAAAGCGCCTTTTCAAGTTGTTTTTATCCTGTTAATATTTGCTGCAACTATCGCCTCATTAGTATTTCTCTATCGGGCAAGACAGCGATTGTGGCGGGGAGTTTTTGCAACTTTAACTGGTGCAGGTTTAGTAATTATCGGTTGTCAGGATGGAGTATATCGTCTCTCTAATGAGTGGTATTGGTCACATTATTATATTGGCATTACCGCAGCAATGCTGATGATTTTTTCATTAGCGATTGTTCAAGATATTTATCAAGATAAGTCCAATCTTTGGCGTACAGTCCACACAATTTTAAACTGCATTGCTTTATTACTATTCATTGGACAAGGCATGACAGGAACACGAGACTTATTAGAAATTCCCTTAAGTTGGCAAGAACCTTATATTTATCAGTGTGATTTTACAAATAAAACTTGTCCAACGCCAAATTCTCAACCACTAAAGTAA
- the cobU gene encoding bifunctional adenosylcobinamide kinase/adenosylcobinamide-phosphate guanylyltransferase, with the protein MGKVILVTGPARSGKSEWAETLAMQSGKAIIYVATATDNLDDREWHQRILEHQQRRPSDWVTLSVPVELSATLADAKPHTCLLIDSLGTWVANLLEEDKSSWENILAELLETVDLVAADMVFVAEEVGWSVVPAYPLGRTFRDRLGSLVRQLATLSETVYLVTGGYVLNLSVLGSPLPNREVTNQDF; encoded by the coding sequence TTGGGTAAAGTCATCTTAGTAACAGGGCCAGCACGATCTGGTAAAAGTGAATGGGCGGAAACTCTGGCGATGCAGTCAGGAAAAGCAATTATTTACGTAGCAACAGCCACTGATAACCTAGACGATCGGGAGTGGCATCAACGCATTTTAGAACACCAACAACGTCGTCCCTCAGACTGGGTAACTCTATCTGTACCCGTGGAACTGTCTGCTACCCTTGCTGATGCCAAACCCCATACCTGCCTTTTAATTGATTCTTTAGGAACTTGGGTTGCTAATCTATTAGAAGAGGATAAATCTAGCTGGGAAAATATTCTTGCAGAGCTATTAGAGACAGTGGATCTCGTTGCTGCTGATATGGTGTTTGTAGCAGAAGAAGTGGGTTGGAGTGTAGTACCAGCTTATCCCCTTGGGAGAACGTTCCGCGATCGCCTGGGTTCTTTGGTTCGCCAGCTAGCTACACTTAGTGAAACTGTTTATTTAGTTACTGGTGGTTATGTTCTCAATCTCAGCGTCCTTGGTTCACCATTGCCCAACAGAGAAGTCACGAATCAAGATTTTTAA